One segment of Pseudanabaena sp. PCC 6802 DNA contains the following:
- the aguB gene encoding N-carbamoylputrescine amidase gives MMTQSERQVAIAVVQAALNADVAANVAKITDLVIKAAEQGAQIILPPELFEGPYFCREERDTFFDWARSVENHPTILHFQALAQKLNIVIPISFFERAGQAYYNSLAMVDADGSLLGVYRKSHIPDGPGYEEKFYFRPGNTGFKVWSTAFCQLGVGICWDQWFPECARAMMLMGADLLLYPTAIGTEPLEPDLFTKDPWQRAMIGHAVSNVVPVAAANRIGVEGNQTFYGHSFIANHRGDVVAELGDREEGIILARFNLDQIRRNRASFGFFRDRRPDLYDILTTADGRASV, from the coding sequence ATGATGACTCAATCCGAACGACAAGTAGCGATCGCCGTGGTTCAGGCTGCCCTGAATGCTGATGTGGCTGCGAATGTTGCCAAAATTACGGATCTAGTAATTAAAGCGGCGGAGCAAGGCGCGCAGATAATTCTGCCGCCGGAGTTGTTTGAAGGGCCATACTTTTGTCGCGAAGAAAGGGATACGTTCTTTGACTGGGCGCGATCGGTGGAAAATCATCCCACAATCTTGCATTTTCAAGCACTTGCCCAAAAGCTCAATATCGTAATCCCAATATCCTTTTTTGAGCGCGCCGGACAGGCATACTATAACAGTCTGGCAATGGTGGATGCCGACGGGTCGTTACTTGGCGTTTATCGCAAGAGCCACATTCCTGATGGCCCAGGATATGAAGAAAAGTTCTATTTCCGTCCTGGCAATACGGGTTTCAAGGTGTGGTCAACTGCCTTTTGCCAGCTTGGTGTAGGCATCTGCTGGGATCAATGGTTTCCTGAGTGTGCCAGAGCCATGATGCTAATGGGAGCCGATCTGCTGCTGTATCCCACTGCCATTGGCACGGAGCCATTAGAGCCGGATTTATTTACCAAAGATCCCTGGCAGAGAGCGATGATCGGCCATGCGGTCAGTAATGTCGTGCCCGTGGCTGCGGCTAATCGCATTGGCGTGGAAGGCAACCAGACCTTTTACGGACACTCATTTATTGCTAACCATCGCGGTGATGTGGTCGCAGAACTGGGCGATCGCGAAGAAGGGATAATCCTGGCTCGATTCAATCTGGACCAAATTCGACGCAACCGCGCGTCATTCGGTTTCTTCCGCGATCGCCGTCCCGATCTGTACGATATCTTAACTACAGCCGACGGCAGAGCGTCAGTATAG
- a CDS encoding B12-binding domain-containing radical SAM protein produces MNILLIYPIFPKTFWSYEKILELVDRKVLLPPLGLVTVAAILPQEWNFKLVDRNIRAVTESEWEWADLVILSAMIVQKEDLLDQIKEAKRRGKLVAVGGPYPTSVPHEVQGVGTDFLILDEGEITLPMFVEAIQRGETSGIFRATEKPDVTSTPIPRFDLLDFDAYDMMSIQFSRGCPFQCEFCDIIVLYGRKPRTKTPAQLLAELDCLYELGWRRGIFMVDDNFIGNKRNVKLLLHELKTWMKEHQYPFRFDTEASVDLAQDPELMELMVECGFAAVFLGIETPDEDSLQLTKKFQNTRSSLTDAVQSIIKAGLRPMAGFIIGFDGEKAGAGDRIVRFAEQAGIPSTTFAMLQALPNTALWHRLHKEGRLRENTDGNINQTTLMNFIATRPLEDIAREYIEAFCALYDPVKYLDRTYRCFLMMGGPSWTAPAKMPEWIIVKAFLTVIWRQGIKRETRWKFWHHLFSIIKHNPRVTEHYLAACAHNEHFLEYRQIVRDQIESQLAAYLAQGAEKPYELPRQSQKSKTEVVEKVA; encoded by the coding sequence ATGAATATATTACTAATCTATCCAATATTTCCTAAAACATTCTGGTCCTATGAAAAGATTTTAGAATTAGTAGATCGTAAGGTTCTGCTGCCGCCTTTAGGATTGGTCACAGTTGCAGCAATCTTACCGCAGGAATGGAATTTTAAGCTGGTAGATCGGAATATTCGAGCGGTAACCGAATCAGAATGGGAATGGGCGGATTTAGTCATTCTCTCTGCCATGATCGTACAAAAAGAAGATTTGCTCGACCAAATCAAAGAGGCAAAACGTCGCGGTAAGTTGGTCGCTGTAGGTGGTCCTTATCCGACTTCAGTCCCCCATGAAGTGCAAGGAGTAGGTACAGATTTTCTCATTCTTGATGAGGGAGAAATTACGCTACCGATGTTTGTCGAGGCAATTCAACGGGGCGAGACTTCAGGTATTTTTCGGGCTACAGAAAAACCAGATGTGACAAGCACTCCCATCCCACGCTTCGATTTATTAGATTTTGATGCCTATGATATGATGTCGATCCAGTTTTCACGGGGATGTCCGTTCCAATGCGAGTTCTGCGACATCATCGTCCTGTACGGGCGCAAACCGCGTACCAAAACTCCAGCACAATTGCTAGCGGAACTAGATTGTCTCTACGAGCTAGGCTGGCGACGGGGTATTTTTATGGTCGATGACAACTTCATTGGGAACAAGCGCAATGTCAAGCTATTGCTGCACGAACTGAAAACCTGGATGAAAGAGCATCAATATCCCTTCCGCTTTGATACGGAAGCATCAGTGGATTTGGCTCAAGATCCAGAACTGATGGAGTTAATGGTGGAATGTGGATTTGCCGCTGTATTTCTGGGGATTGAAACCCCTGATGAAGACAGTCTCCAACTGACGAAGAAGTTCCAAAATACCCGCAGTTCCCTCACCGATGCGGTGCAAAGCATTATCAAAGCCGGATTGCGTCCGATGGCTGGATTTATTATTGGCTTCGATGGTGAAAAAGCAGGAGCAGGCGATCGCATTGTCCGGTTTGCCGAGCAAGCTGGCATTCCTTCCACCACATTCGCCATGTTACAGGCTTTACCGAACACTGCCCTGTGGCATCGCCTTCACAAAGAGGGTCGCTTGCGAGAAAACACAGATGGCAACATCAACCAGACTACTTTGATGAACTTTATTGCCACTCGACCCCTCGAAGACATTGCGAGGGAATATATTGAAGCGTTTTGCGCTTTGTACGATCCCGTCAAATATTTAGATCGCACCTATCGCTGCTTTTTAATGATGGGCGGGCCTAGTTGGACAGCGCCAGCTAAAATGCCCGAGTGGATAATTGTGAAGGCATTCCTCACGGTAATTTGGCGACAAGGCATCAAGCGCGAAACCCGTTGGAAGTTTTGGCATCATTTGTTTAGTATTATCAAACATAATCCCCGCGTGACCGAACATTATCTGGCGGCTTGCGCCCATAACGAACATTTCTTGGAATATCGCCAAATTGTGCGCGATCAAATCGAAAGTCAGTTGGCAGCATACCTAGCGCAGGGAGCAGAAAAACCCTACGAGTTACCTAGGCAGTCTCAAAAGTCAAAGACAGAAGTCGTTGAGAAAGTTGCCTAG
- the ruvB gene encoding Holliday junction branch migration DNA helicase RuvB — protein MAIISSHKSNSSKDDSERGIDRKVNRSDRSALGTELLQSAANQEEKIAEASPTSIETNIRPQSLSDYIGQKDLKELLQIAIAAARSRQSALDHVLFYGSAGLGKTSLALIMAAEMGVQCKITSAPALERPRDVAGLLVSLQPGDILFIDEIHRLPHVTEEILYPAMEDYRLDITIGKGQAARIRSVQLQRFTLVGATTRIGALSSPLRDRFGFVQHLRFYEVDELAAIVERSAKILGTPLDEAGALALATRARGTPRIANRLLRRVRDYAEVKANGAITGAIAEAALELFNVDPRGLDWIDRKLLTVMIENFNGGPVGLETMAAATGEDTQTIEEVYEPYLLQIGYLNRTPRGRVATAAAWRHLGYPSQTEFKLQP, from the coding sequence ATGGCAATTATTTCTTCTCACAAAAGCAATAGTAGTAAAGATGACTCCGAGCGGGGTATCGATCGCAAAGTTAACCGGAGCGATCGCAGCGCTCTGGGAACCGAGCTACTGCAAAGCGCTGCCAATCAAGAGGAGAAAATTGCCGAAGCAAGCCCCACATCGATTGAGACTAACATTCGCCCCCAAAGCCTTAGCGATTACATCGGGCAAAAAGATCTCAAAGAATTGCTCCAAATTGCGATCGCCGCCGCCAGATCGCGTCAGTCCGCCCTGGATCACGTGCTGTTTTACGGCTCGGCGGGCTTAGGTAAAACTTCGCTAGCGCTGATTATGGCAGCAGAAATGGGCGTGCAGTGCAAAATTACATCCGCCCCGGCGCTAGAACGCCCGCGCGATGTGGCAGGGTTACTAGTAAGTTTGCAACCCGGCGATATTTTATTCATTGACGAAATTCATCGCCTGCCCCACGTCACTGAGGAAATTCTTTACCCCGCCATGGAGGACTACCGCCTCGACATCACGATTGGTAAAGGGCAAGCAGCACGGATCCGCAGCGTGCAGTTGCAAAGGTTTACCCTGGTTGGAGCCACCACCAGAATTGGAGCATTATCCTCGCCCCTGCGCGATCGCTTTGGGTTCGTGCAGCACCTCCGCTTTTACGAGGTGGACGAACTGGCCGCGATTGTAGAGCGCAGTGCCAAAATTCTCGGCACGCCCCTCGATGAGGCTGGCGCGCTCGCGCTCGCCACCCGCGCTCGCGGTACGCCGCGCATCGCCAACCGCCTCCTGCGGCGGGTGCGCGACTACGCCGAGGTGAAGGCTAATGGCGCAATTACGGGGGCGATCGCCGAAGCTGCCCTAGAGCTATTTAATGTCGATCCGCGCGGTCTGGACTGGATCGATCGCAAGTTGTTGACCGTGATGATTGAAAATTTTAACGGCGGCCCCGTCGGCTTGGAAACGATGGCAGCAGCAACGGGTGAAGATACGCAAACCATAGAAGAAGTTTACGAACCATACCTGTTGCAAATTGGCTACCTCAACCGTACCCCAAGGGGGCGCGTTGCCACCGCTGCAGCCTGGCGGCACCTGGGCTACCCTTCGCAAACAGAATTTAAGTTACAGCCGTAG
- a CDS encoding DUF3110 domain-containing protein: MQLWVLLFNTDPDNQGIYARWEGGQNIVLAFTDEDDATRYSLMLEAQDFLCPQPEPIDEEELKAFCEEAGYRLEIVREDDLALPPERNLEETDWQSHSEDRDVNSLKSTARNDEADEIEIMRRRLEGLL, from the coding sequence ATGCAACTGTGGGTGTTGCTATTTAATACAGATCCTGATAATCAGGGGATTTATGCCCGCTGGGAAGGCGGCCAGAATATCGTCCTTGCCTTTACCGATGAAGATGATGCCACGCGCTATAGCCTGATGCTGGAAGCTCAGGATTTTTTGTGCCCGCAGCCCGAACCGATAGACGAAGAGGAATTAAAGGCTTTTTGTGAAGAGGCGGGCTATAGATTAGAGATCGTCCGCGAGGACGACCTGGCACTACCACCCGAGCGCAATCTGGAAGAAACGGACTGGCAATCGCATTCTGAAGATCGAGACGTAAATTCTTTAAAATCTACGGCTCGAAATGATGAAGCCGATGAAATTGAAATTATGCGTCGTCGGTTAGAGGGGTTACTTTAG
- a CDS encoding acyl-CoA thioesterase — MVKILSPSTYNGWFHFPVRAQPHNTDYGGVVWHGAYLSWMESARVECLQAAGISFADLVAEGIDLPVVNMYLRYHVAVKMGEAVDVMTRLAPLERLRLNWEYEIRTTGKLCVSAQVSLVAIDRAKGKVMRSMPPILEKALERIAIAQSKQPT; from the coding sequence ATGGTAAAAATCCTTTCCCCATCTACCTATAATGGTTGGTTTCATTTTCCCGTGCGCGCGCAACCCCATAACACTGACTACGGTGGTGTAGTTTGGCATGGTGCTTACCTCAGTTGGATGGAATCTGCCAGGGTTGAGTGCTTGCAAGCTGCAGGTATCAGCTTTGCCGATCTAGTGGCTGAGGGGATCGATCTGCCAGTCGTTAATATGTACCTGCGGTATCATGTAGCCGTTAAAATGGGCGAAGCAGTTGATGTGATGACTAGATTAGCACCGCTGGAAAGGCTGCGACTAAACTGGGAATATGAAATTAGAACTACAGGTAAACTGTGCGTATCTGCCCAAGTTAGCCTCGTGGCGATCGATCGCGCTAAAGGTAAAGTCATGCGCTCCATGCCGCCTATCCTGGAAAAGGCACTAGAACGCATAGCGATCGCGCAGTCGAAACAACCCACCTAG